AGCACGGAGATGGCCGGGGTGATGACCCCGTCGCCGTAAAGCAGGGCCGCCCCGCACAGCCCCAAAAAGGTCAGAAGCGGCGTGATCCGGGCCAGGGAGGCCCCCTTGGGCAGAAGCTCCAACAGGGCGAAGATGCCGCCCTCGCCCCGGTTGTCGGCCCGCAGGATGAACAGTACGTATTTGATGGTGACCACCACCATCAGCGACCAGAAGACCAGGGATAGTACCCCAAGGACGTTGTCCCGGGTGAGCGCGATGGCATGCATGCCGTGGAAGCATTCCTTGACGGCGTACAGGGGGCTGGTGCCGATGTCGCCGTAGACGATGCCCAGGGCCCCGAGCGCCAGGGCCAGCTTCCCGGATGCGCCAGCGGAATGGGACGGGGCAGGGATGACACCGGGAGTTTCCGGGCCTGCCGGGTTGATCGCTTCATCAGCCGGGTCGGGAAGGGTCTGGTTCATTTGGCGCATGGCGGAACGCCCGCCCCGGCGCACTCGTCCCGCCTGGCGTCAGGGAGGCGGGGGACGCTGGCGGCCCTGGCATTCCGGGTCGCCGTGGCGCAAAAAGGGGCGGCATCCGTCCGGGGTAGAAGTTTTTCCTCAAAAAATCACGCCCCGTGCCTGACGGCCTGGGACGTGATCCTGTCGCACGGGATGTATGCCCGACGGGTTGGCGTGGCAAGGGCTTTTCGGAACCCTTCACCGGTCGGGGGAGGATGCGCCGCCGCCCTGATGGTACCCTTCGTCCTCGTTCTCCGGGGCCTCGCGGACCTGGGTCACCCGGAAGGGCATCCCCAGTTCGTCCAGATTGACCAGGGCCCTGGCCAGCTTGACGGCATGGGCCTCGTTGTGGGCGGTGACCACCACATAATCGGTTTCGCTGACGCGCTCCTTGCGCCGAAACCATGTGGTGAAAACATGAACCTTGGTGGCGAAATACACCCTGTATTTTTTCATGACGACCTGTAAGCATATCTTTTTTTGCGCGCGCCGAGCCCGACCGGGCCGCAGAAGTCGAGACAAACGAGGAGGAGATGACGGCGAGGCATGTCAAAAGGCATTATGACAGGCCGGGTGGGATGAGTCAACGCGCCGACGGCTCCGCAAGGCGCCTAGGATCGCCCCCGGGTGGAGCCCAGCCCAACGCCTAGGGAAAACAGGCCGGGCCGAAGTCGTCCTGCACGCGAACCCGGCCCGGCATCACTTTCTAACAATCTCACTTTCCAGACTAGCTGCGGCCCCACCGTTCAACATGCTTCGCCAAAAGCAACACCGCCAAAACAAAGGGGATCACCAGCAGATATTTGGTCAGGATCATGGGAACGGCTCCTTTTTCCCATGACTAAGCAAAAGCGATGCCGCCCAGGCGTTGCCGGAAGGCCATCCTCCCAGCCTCCCCCGGGAGGATGGCCTTGACCGACGCGCCACTTTATTTTACCCAGACATTCCGCCTTTCGCGGGTTTTATTTTTTCGACGGCGCGGCATCCACACAACATAGCGGCACGACAACCACGCGGGTCCACGCGAAACGGGACACGCCAGGGAACGATATTATGGAAAACATCCCCATCTCCATCCAGGGCTACCGGAAACTCGAAAACGAACTGGGCAGGCTCAAGGGCGAACGTCCCGAGGTCATCCAGGCCATCAAGGAGGCCCGCGAGGAGGGAGACTTAAGCGAAAACGCCGGATACGACGCGGCCCGGGAACGCCAGGGCCTGCTTGAGGCGCGCATCAACTACATCGAATCCCGCATGGCCCTGGCCAACGTCATCGATCTGGACACCCTAAGCGGCGACCGGGTCATCTACGGGGCCACGGTGGAACTCGAGGACATGGATACCGGGGACGTCAAGAAATACACCCTGCTTGGGCCCGACGAGGCCGATCCCACCAAGGGCAGCATCTCCATCCTCTCGCCCGTGGGGCAGGCG
Above is a genomic segment from Desulfolutivibrio sulfodismutans DSM 3696 containing:
- the greA gene encoding transcription elongation factor GreA, yielding MENIPISIQGYRKLENELGRLKGERPEVIQAIKEAREEGDLSENAGYDAARERQGLLEARINYIESRMALANVIDLDTLSGDRVIYGATVELEDMDTGDVKKYTLLGPDEADPTKGSISILSPVGQALLGKEEGDDIVVDAPRGKINYEVIAVTFLGSAGLRL